The sequence TATTTTTCTGGTTTTGCCTTCAATAATACTTGTCATACAAAAGGGTGAGAGAGTAAGAGTTGGTACACAATAAGGATTTGAAAAAGAAGCCATATTTCACTTGGGCTGAacaagtagaataaaattgagAGGGGTGAATCAAGGAGATACATTAATTCTAATTGTTATGAGTTTTGAATATATGGAACGTAAACATTGTTtcataaaaaaacaacaaccaaaCCTTAGTTCCAAAATCCAGTAAGATTCaaccacatgtattcttttacACCATTCTATAGTATATATTTGAAGTCTTGGTTGTTGGCTATGGAAGCATATAGAATTGATACCTAATAGGTTAACGTCACTGTTACTTGACTCTTACCAAGTGATCGGCCACTAGGGGCCAAAGCTGTAGTGATGATATTAAGAGGGTCCTTCATCTTTGTTGGCTTTTAAGTAGTTTTTCTAGAGAGGCAATGATGAATTTCATTAAATAAGGTAAAAGCATTCATTGTAGGGCTTAGTTAAGAACTTCAAGACTTGGAAAAACTAAATCTGTAAATAGTTGATACTTGATAGTGATGCATTACCAAGCTACTTAAGTTATCTTTGGCTAAAAGCTAGGATTCTCTTTTGGGTTGAGTGTGATCTTAAATAGTGAATTTCATAATTTCTGCTAAATCTACTAAATCTGTTCTTTGATGGTTGAACTACTATGTGGACTCCCTACCATCTGTGACATATGTAGGTTCTATTCTTGAGTTGTTGCCAAAGCTTGCTTTTATGTTCCTTACTCCAATGGCGGGGTTGCAAATTCATCCTCCCTCCCACCTCTCCAACCCtcctctttctctattttttgggtgCTTGTTTTAATGTTTTGTCTATCATACTTGTCTTGTCCATTTCAGGTTCTTGAATAAATCAGGCCTTATTTGGTAGGGGTAGCTAGTGGATCTCCTAAATTGGTGGCAATTGAGGAACCAATAGTCAAAGTAAGGATAATAGGACCAGCTGCAGGGGTGATGATTGTTTGTGTTGCTGTTACAAAGAATTTGCAAGAGAAAATTCTAGCAATTATAGCAGTTCAACTTTTGTAAAATCCCAaggagaaaccaaaaaaataaaaatcttgttgtattcttgcaattttttatcACAGCATCTTGCAAGTAAAGGAGTGTCTATACAACTCTATAAAACTTTTGTGATAGTTTCATATAATATGTACAGTTTAATATTTATTGGGCTAACAAAGTTGAGAAAATTCTTGTTAATGGAAATTTAGGCTTCCTGAAGAAACTGTTAGTCATTTCCATATTCAaactttaaatgttaaatttgttttggCCTATTTAGTATCTGAGCTTGATTTTGGTTCAACCAAAAGGATGATTGATGTTTGAGGAGTTATATGGAAATATATTGTCCAAAAATGTGTGGTAGATCCAGGATTTGTGATACATCGAAAATTAAGACCCGTAAACAAGACTCTGTTAGACTTTCATGGCATGTTAACACTATAATAGAAGTTGTGTGTGCTTCCTCCATCCCCAGAACAAATACAAGcaaaagaaatatgcaaatttTGGTTTTGCAATTGTAATGGGCTAGTGAGTGAGTGAGATTAAAAACTGAGACGGAGAGGGAaagtgtgagagtgagagggagaTTGAGAGTTAGACTGAGTGAGATTAAAAACTGagtcaaagagggagttttaaatttacatagtactCGAGTTCTATGAGCTCGAGTTTGATGGAGTAAGTAACCGATTTAGACTCGAGTTTTGTGAAAACGAGTATGGTGGAGTAAAGTACCTGAGCCATACTCGCGTTTAAGGAGCTCGAGTTCTGTGTATGTAAATAACACAATACTCGAGTTTACTCAACAAAGAACTCGAGTTTAGCACCATCAAGTTCCAGGTGGCATTTTTAATGTGCAAAATTCTAGCTCAGCCAATGCCATGCTAGCAAACTCACTAGGAACTTGACTTCAGTAAACTCGAGTAttgtttaaaacttaattttatgAAGCTCGAGTAttgaaaaagtggtagattattaaatattttcgAAACAATGCTAGATTGCCACAAAGTTTGTAAAAACatggtatttggctattttcaccCTAAAACGAGTGATGACATATTACTTTTTATTGTCTTAAGTAACAATAGTACCTTTGGCAAAGGTACAATAGCATGATATGGATGGCCAATGAGAATGACTATTAGCCTAGTCAACATCACAAAAACCAATCACGTGCAGAGAAACAATGGGTTTGTGCAATAGTCCTCATCTAAAAGCACCCTTCACATGACATAAGAAATAACACATAGCTTCCTAGGCAGGGACGAAGTCAGGACTAAGAGTTAAGGAGGGCGACTCTGCTGTTGTGCGGCAGCTCTAGCCTCTGACTCTATTGCTTAACCATTaaggatttttgtttaaaactttttaaagagcCAGGttatttgttttgggtaaaataggTTGAGTGCTATTAGCTTTattattactaatttttgttgttggactaataattttttgagcttgtatattttgttttagatttaatttattaattttttatagccTTTAAAAGGTGGGAAAtgataaaattacaaaatttttacaaattgctaatgcggtgagtggttattggtaagtaaaaagtGATGCAAGTGtgcgaaccaataagaatttgctatctCAACAGTtagtaaaaatgttatagaaaaatttgtggccataacattactcttaaaaaaattggtgGCATTGTTAAGGGAgggcaaaatgtaatttttattgaacaaaattgctaaaatcaGTATCTATaaatatactaatatttaaaaaaaaaatttgggggcccaggtgggggggggggggggggggggaattgcCCACTAAGTCCGATGAGGAGCACAACAAGTAACACTAAGGTAAATTAACTTCTCAACCAATCAGCAATATCAACCAACATCTTTAATTAATGCAGCTTACTCCCCAACAACATTAAAGTAGAATCTATATGAGTAGGATGATCTCCTTAAGAAACCAGTCTCACACAAAAGATGAAGAGTGTATTTCCAATGAGATAATGAATATCGTAAGAAGAACGAACAACTTCAATTCCAAGATTAAAACTCCCACCACTGCTTTAAGGTAGCAAATCTCAAAATGGAGCTTCAACTGTTGATATTCATCCCCTAAGTTATGGGAGTTAAACAATCATCAatctaaagaaattaaataaggAATATGCCTAATCTGCATCCCTAGAGATTAGGTTCAAAGGCTAACTTATTGGGTGGAAAGGTGTCAATCACCCCATCCCGCCCAACTAAGTTGGTCTCCTAAGGTATACAAGTCAATATAAAGTAAATAATGGAGTCAATATACTGGTCAACTATCGATATTCATCCCCCTAAGCTATGGAAGTTAAACAATGGAGTTGTCAATCTAAAGAAAGTAAATAAGGAAAATGCCTAATCTACATTCTATAGGTGGGAAGGTGTCAAGCACCCCACCCTGCCCAACGAAGTTGGTCTCCTAGGGTATATGGGTCAATATAAACAAATCCATTTATTTCCAAACAATTAAGGTGTTTAGTTAGTGCATGTTTGGTATTGTCCTAAGTATAATTTGAACAGTGGagttttgatttggtttttttagttttttttatagaaactaACTGTAAAATTCTGGTAATAAAGTTTCTCCTAAGAGCATTAACATAAGGAAATGCCAAAGAAATCTTTTTACATAgccaaaaaactactttatctattttacatacaCACTTTAACAATCCACTCTAcatcttattctttattttacaatacacctattaaataatctaaataacattttttacacCCAACAAATAACTCAGTGTCTCAACCACTCAACCCACCTAGCCACCACCACAAATTTGAGATCTAGATCGCGTAATGTGGCGCCTCCTAATGATCAACAAGCCCAAGGCacaaatatgagagagagagagagagagagagagagagagagagagagagagagagagagagagagagagaggcactaTCACTGATCTACACCTAATAAAGTCCACAATTCGCTGCCACACCATGCTCGTTGTGTGCGACACTCAATTGGAGGAGAGAGGAGgtgtgagagaggagagaaaagagagtttttatgcgtgtgtgtgtgttttaagtAAATcagagagaaaattaaaaaaagaaaaagatttagatGAGGTACAATGGACACATACATTTACATGTTTAGTGTAGAATGTTGTATAAAATTTGTGTAATATACATTATTGACTGTGaggagatttttgttgtgattttgtgtttttattatctatttgcaTTTTCTTGGTACTTTTGAAATACCCTATACGAAAGATCTTAAAAAGTACTGTTTTAATGGTAGAGTTGTAATAAAGTTTCtccaatatataaaattttacctcaaaaagtatttactatttgataAATTACAATCAACAATACTTTAAAGGTATTTACACTTCAAGGTTGTTGTCAATTTAATCCCTACAATTTGGTATAAATCAATttagttcatattatttttacttattgTAAACTTGCTATCAATTTCCATTAATGAGTTAATGGTAAAGaccaaattattgaaaattacatgaatCAAATTAATTGAAACCAAAATCTAGAGACTAAATTAAGAGTAACCCTAATATATAAgacaaaaatagtattttggtttactttaaaattacaaatttaagcataaattatagattaaaaaaacaaacttgGAAGCTTTAACCTTAAAATACCTTTATGGTGCGTTTGGAATTTGGATGACATTAGCTGAGTatttagatttgaatttgaatgattaaaattcaaatattgttgggatagtttaaaaaaaaaaaaatcaaaggtttggatttgacaaatctaccaaaTATTTTAAGTCTTTAATATGTTTAGGTTTGAAATAACTCCTAAAATTAATGGATTTAAAATGGGTTTGAAATAACTCCTAAAATTAatggatttaaaataaaatattttaaatctattaatttaaaatccaaattcaaattcaaattcaaatataagaATAAGTCTAAGTCTAAGTCTAAGCTTCCAAacacataatttaaaattgtgaCAGAATGCATTAAACTACTATTTCATGAccaaaagacccaaaaaaaaaaaagaaccgcTCCGAACTAATTTGTAACTCTCCTGTGATCTATGGCTATGATTATCAACTTGACAGAGAACGTGAGACGGGAAGACAAAAACTTCCGATCTAacaaaaagtctaaaaccaCAGCCTAATTTTGAATCAAATTCGTTGACTGACCCTCCTCAGTTATACCCTCTCTCTATGCAGAGAGAGCGACTCTGAATTTGCTCGATCTGTAACCACCATGCCATTGAAGTCCCTCAACGTCTTCACCATCTTCTCCATGTTAGGCTTCACTTTCTTGATCCTCTTCATCTCGGGCTTCCTCGACTTCCCATCAGTATCAAACTCCATAATTCAACCCATCAACCAACAACCCACTTCGTCTGGGCCCGAATCCGGACCCGACCCATTTACCAATTTGATCAGCGCCTTCAGGAAGTGGGATTCTCAAGTGGGTTGTGCCCGGTTCAAGGAGAAGCAAATTGGGTTTGTCTCGGTTCAGTCAAATGGGTCTTCTTCTTTGCAAAAGGTTGGTGGTGAGTCTGAACTTGAATGCCGTGAGCTGAAAATGAAGCATGTGAGTGTTTTGGTGAAAGGTTGGACTTGGATCCCTGATAATTTGGACAATTTGTATTCGTGTCGATGTGGATTAAGCTGTTTGTGGACTAAATCTTCTGTTCTTGCTGACAAGCCTGATGCCTTGTTCTTCGAGACCACTACTCCTCCGCTTCAGGTactccttttattttttctttatagttCAAATAATTGGATTtgtttaagtttcaatttttagaggcttttttatttttttttcatatgtaaatttgtttgattggaGGTTGCTGATTAGTTGTTACTGATTTGGTGGAATTGGTATTATTAAGAAGAGGATTACATAACATGGATTCCAATTAGCTGAACCAATAAAGTCGCATGTTATCAAATAGTTGATGTGAGTTTGAATTCCACCTACACCTGAAACTAATTGGTGCCTTGGTATTATGgtaaagagcaatcatcataGAGCGAATGACGTAAGTTCAAATCCTATtgtatctataaaagaaaaagaagggtatTAGGTATATGATTTCCACATGACATGATTATGGCATACTATATTAGTgtgttatttttatatgtttctgATCTAAATGTGGAGGTAGTCAAATATGAATCCAAGTCCTAGAGTTGATTAAAGGGGAGGGATGTGTACTTGATGGGAAAGTTGGGCACTTTCAATCAAGCTATGTTAGGTAAATGGTTGGGAAGATTTGGAGAGGAAGGAAACTATCTTTGGAGAGTAGTTAGTGGAACAAAGAATAGGGTGGCTTGGGGACACCGGACAACAAATGTTGCAAGAAACTTATGGTTGTAGACTTTAGAGAGGCCTTAGTGGTGGTTGGGATAAATTTGCAATACATGACCTATGTTTTTTGGGGATAGTAGACgagttttttttggtgtgtgttgataatttgataagtACAACAGGgtgggggatttgaaccttagaTGTGTCTCTGTTCAAAACATTAGGAGGTGCCAACCAATTGAGCCACAAGGCTCTTGGCAGAAGAGTTGGTTTTGACATGATGTGTGGAGTGAGAATTGTGCTTTCAGAGACTTAAATCCAAAATGCATTTGATTGCAATGTATTAAGAGACATCTGTATGTATACACTTGATTGGGACCTCTAGATAAAAAGAGGGACCATTCATGGAAAAATGGATTTGTGAGAACTTTTCATGATTGGGAGTTAGGGCCAATAGACTCTATTTTTTGACATGTTATACTCCAATCTCTCAAATGTAGATGGATCTGACTGGTTGAGGTGGAGGTTGAACCATGATGGTAAGTTTGATGTTCATTCTTTCTAAAGGGGCTCTAAGAGCTTTCAATGTTAATAGATTTCCTTCGAAGAGTATTTGGTGCACAAAAAGTCCAAAGAATGTTGCTTTGCTTGTGTGAGTGACAACATGGGGAAATTTTTGACAGGTGAAAACCTTGTTAAAGAGGAGTTGTTTTGGtagattggtgttgtatgtgcaaATGTGGTGGTGAAATTGTGGACCGTTTGTCAATCCACCATGAAGTAGCCCAAGACTAGTGGTCtttttttcttagtattttTGGGGTACATTGAGTCATGCCTTAGAAGGTTGTGGAAGTTGGTTTGGTAAAGATAGAAGGTTTTTTGTTTGGAATATAGCCTTTTAAGCTTAATTTGGGCAATACAGAGAGAGGAATGATCGTACATTATTAATTGGTTTAGAGAAGACTGAGTAGTACAATTGAAAACTTGTGgatttaaaaactttaaatataGTGTAAATTGTAAAAGCTTTGATACCCATATCTAGACCCTTTGCTTCGCACTAAAAGTACTGTCCCTTACAAGACATATGTATGCCTACTAGGCACTTAAAATAAtggtatattttttaaaaataaagaaatccaGAAGCTACTTCTGACCGATGGTCTTTGGACCTCATGGTATTTTGTCAGCAATAAGTATGGGGTGGTGGGTGAGATCATGGGTTTGAATTCTACCGGGTGCATTTGTTAATTGTCCCAACGAAAAAAATTGAAGCTACTTAAGACTCTTGAGAGGGACTTCCTAAAGCATAATGAGGAAGTATCTGGAGAATGTTAGCTGATAATATGTAGTTACTAGTTAGTGACAAATAACCTTTCTAAACTTATGCTAGCAGTGTCTGCTTTTCATATCATAACCTTCTAGCAAAAACACATAGTATGTCATTATTATGGTGTTTATAAGGATAAACCGTGTAGGAATGTTTTGTAATTGATTGCCTTCATTAactcatttatttaaatatattaagatTTGGAAACATCTACCAAAGTGAAGAGAAGCGTAGGGGAATGACTTTTCATGTGTAAAGCATACTTTTGCCACGCATGAGCAGGCCTAGCAGAATCGGAGTCGATTTGTGGATGGGCTGATTAATTTTGTACTTGATCAGTAGCAGTCCTCTAAGTATATATGTTGAATAGACcaccttgaaatttttcttGATAAGGATGGTAGTCATACATGACGGATAACATTTTAAGTGGATAAAAAACAGGACCAGATTATGAGacggggaaaaaaaatccaattactaaaattataataaaacaaCATTGCAACAACAAAGCTTTAGTCCAAAAACTGAGTTATGTATGGATCCTGAACAAACTAATTGTGGTCTACTgcatgtatttttctttaccatTCTATCATCATCCAAAATCATTATCTTTGTCACCTCCTTCATtaacatgtcatttttttaccACTAGCAATGTTATTTTAGTCTTCCtctaattcttttcttttcctcaacttgaataaaaaatctgaGTGTACTAAAATTATGTTGCTGATGAATTCTGGATCTGGATATTAGAAAGAGCAACAGAGAATCCAATATTTTAGGCACATATTGACTCCTTGCTCGTTCTGATAGTTGTCAAGTTGATTGCCTTCAATGTCAATTTCCGTTGATCATGATTATCATTGTCATTGCTCCTATCGTTTATACTATGTAATGCCTGTTTAACAATATTGTtgtttgtgtgtgagtgtgCAGAGATATATTGTTGTCGTTGTTGCCTAAATTTAGTCTTCATTTTTAGTAATTATCTTTGTCTTTTAAATGGTCATAAATGTACAATTAGTGACAAATTTGCAAATGCGCTTGTGATACGTGCTCAAGCAGGCCCTTGGGCAATTTTCATAAGGATGACATTCTAAGGCATCTTGAAAACCATGGATGTTATAGACTTCGATGCTGACTCCTctctaaattttaattctttaggTGGACAAGCTAATGAACAGTCTGTcagcagattttttttttttttttcttgggaatTATAAATGTTAATTTGCATATTTTTAAGTGCTTTCCACACAACTCTTTTGTTGGCCTGTTTCATTGTGGCTTTTTCCTTATGTTTGTCAGAGACGCAGTGGAGATCCGCTTCGTGTATACATGGACCTTGAGGCTGGCCGAAAGCGGTCAGGGGTAGATGATATATTTATTAGTTATCATGCCAAAGATGATGTTCAGGCAACCTATGCTGGTGCACTCTTTCATAATGGTCGAAATTATCATGTGTCTTTTTCTAAGAACAATGTAAGTACTGAGCTTTTCTATATGATTGTTCATTAGAAAATGGTTGGGGGTGAGGGTTGGAGCAACTGTTGTTGTAACTCTAAATGGGGTTTTCATTTTCCAGGATACACTTGTATATTGGTCTTCATCACGTTGTCTTCCTCAAAGAAATCGGCTTGCCAAGCAGCTTCTCAGTTTGCTACCTCATCATTCATTTGGCAAGTGTTTGAACAATGTTGGTGGCCTAGACATGGCCCTATCTCTCTATCCTGAGTGTGCCAATGATGCCAGTGTCACACCAAAATGGTGGGACCATTTACATTGTGCAATGTCTCACTACAAGTTTGTTCTGGCCATTGAAAACACTGCAACAGAGAGTTATGTGACAGAGAAGCTATTTTATGCTCTAGACGCAGGTGCAGTACCTATCTATTTTGGTGCCCCAAATGTCTGGGACTTGGTCCCCCCACATTCAATTATAGATGGGTCTAAATTCAACTCCTTGGAGGACTTGGCTTCTTACATTAAATCTCTTGCTAATGACCCAGTAGCCTATGCAGAGTACCATGCTTGGAGAAGATGTGGTGTACTGGGTAACTATGGAAAGACCCGTGCAGTGAGCCTTGACACATTGCCATGCCGGTTGTGTGAGGCTGTTAGCAGAAAAGGTGGGAGAAATGCTAAAGCCTCTTGAATTTTggtgcttcattttttttaaattcttgagTTCTTCACTTCTTTGTGATGGTCATCATAGTTGATCCTAGGATTTTGGGTCCTCATGCCAGGGTTATTTTTAGGTGTATACAGGCAAGAATGACATGTTGTAGAAATATGGAATACGAATAGAGTATACGGTTGAGAAAAAAGATGATGTTAGCCCGAATCCAACCTAAACCTATTCAATTTGTTTAGTCCTATGGATTATGGAGCTTAGAGATTGCAACAAAagaatgcattttttatttttattttttgggagaTAGATAGATAGTAGGGGAGGGGGACTTGGGATTTGAACCACATATATGGGtatcacaaataatattatcatcaCTGAGCTATCATAAAAGAATGCGAAGGTGATTTCATAACCTTATGCCTTAATTTACAAttgactgtttttttttttttttttttacaagatataatttctactctagcttaatctaagtgtatatgtgtgtgaagttcccttctggagacttgaaccctgaccctTACTCCCCACATCCTataagtatttatacttgtggagtgaccactgAACCAAGGGTGCGCGGTGGTTATAATTGACATAATTAAATGTGCTAGTGATATtatttagcaattttttaattattgtacaATAGatttggaataaaattttggataaattaCATCTTGTAGGGATATTAACCCTATAATTTGAGGgtgattttaaattaaacccCAGATTTTATAAGTTTAGAATTAAATTGTGCactttaaaaaatagtaaacctATTACATGTGAATTTCCTAATGAAAAATATGCTTCAAACAAACATTGTCGTGTGTGGTGTGGAGTGAAATAATATCCATAAATAATAGACACATGTTGAAATTATCACATTATTATTTTGTCTAAGTATTTTTTGTTAATGATGTTACCATAAATAGGTGTATGGGTTTCTTTTTGATAAGAAGTGTATGGTTTGAATTGAAATGTTATTAAGGTttaatttcaaactttaaataTAGGGTTTGATTTGCAATGATCTCAAAATCATGggatttaaaatgtaatttgtcttaaaaaaattgtcctcCCATGTTAAGTGatttataagagagagaatatgATGTAATAGAGATACCATGTTAACTGTGTAATTAACCAATGATTGAGTGATATGTGTGTAATGGGCCTTTTTGATTAaagtgggctgggctgcctcctacGGTATGGGGCCCGAGTATTCTGGTTATGGGAGTTGAGACCGATCCAACTGGAACTCAACTTGATccggcttgtgcacaaactatacCTCGTCTGTCAGGAACACATTTACAGCGAGCAAAACTGTTTCAAGTGAGTTGTGGCAGAcagatatgataataataataaaatcaaatactttGAAATCTTTATTAAGGTGAACAGATAAACctcattttaaaagaaaagaaaaaaagataatcaCGGTCTTAACAACAatcattttataagaaaagtgaAAGGGAACAAGTGGATGGTATGTGAACTTGTTGAGAGAGTAAATAAATTAGATTGAGTTTGATCCGCAGGACCGAAACTAGAAAGGAAGAACACATtttctcaaagtgaataatctcAGGGAGATCCAACCatagaaattaatcactttgagggaagTGGACCTGAGTGATTGACACCTAAGAACATCTTCCTTTTTCCGGCAGAGGGCAAgattttgagagggagagagagaatgaacCTATTGGTACATGTCTGTCATTCtcactctctatctttttctctatttccttTCTAATATTCCCTTTTTTCTTAATCCTTATTTCCTATTTCTTGGTTTTCAAGCTTTTAAATACTGTAGTGCTtactgttgttgttgtgttaTTGCCTCATCCCTCCTGTACACAGTAAGGGCCTCTTTATAGTGTCTGTCGTGATcagattttactattttagctcTTAACCAcctttgtttggtttgggtATACCTGTTGACCACCATTGGTCCCATTGTGAGCTACTCCCCATCGCCAGACAAAAGaagactattttgtttgtttgtctgccgTGACACCCTTTCTTACTACGGTATGGGTAtcctctctctccctatcccttatggcatgcacctagtggttccagcTCAGTTTTGCCCATTTGGGTGGTGTATCATCCTAGCAGgacacttcccccaaaagagccctAGCAGGAACCCTAAAATAGGTttttccctctccccaccaccaaactaTACCCctttacctctgacccatgacctcaccgtgtcttgtattggttgggtacaggctggtggagTCTGGGCCTTGCACGTGCCTCTCTtccatgtatgtccaaaatctacctgctgctcatgcgtctgCACAGTCTGCCGTCCGTTCTTGACCATTTTCTGGTTTCTCTTTCCTTTATGGCTTGCCTTATTTGGGGTTGGGTCTTGCTTGATGGTGGGCTTTACTTTTTTCCTCAGCCCACCCTTTTTCCTGCTACTATCTCCTACCATATCATTCTAT is a genomic window of Quercus lobata isolate SW786 chromosome 2, ValleyOak3.0 Primary Assembly, whole genome shotgun sequence containing:
- the LOC115975387 gene encoding alpha-(1,4)-fucosyltransferase, giving the protein MPLKSLNVFTIFSMLGFTFLILFISGFLDFPSVSNSIIQPINQQPTSSGPESGPDPFTNLISAFRKWDSQVGCARFKEKQIGFVSVQSNGSSSLQKVGGESELECRELKMKHVSVLVKGWTWIPDNLDNLYSCRCGLSCLWTKSSVLADKPDALFFETTTPPLQRRSGDPLRVYMDLEAGRKRSGVDDIFISYHAKDDVQATYAGALFHNGRNYHVSFSKNNDTLVYWSSSRCLPQRNRLAKQLLSLLPHHSFGKCLNNVGGLDMALSLYPECANDASVTPKWWDHLHCAMSHYKFVLAIENTATESYVTEKLFYALDAGAVPIYFGAPNVWDLVPPHSIIDGSKFNSLEDLASYIKSLANDPVAYAEYHAWRRCGVLGNYGKTRAVSLDTLPCRLCEAVSRKGGRNAKAS